The following coding sequences lie in one Nocardioides sambongensis genomic window:
- a CDS encoding TA system VapC family ribonuclease toxin, whose translation MSELDLPDVNVLVALLHPDHVHHRAAHTWFGSVARFATTPVTESGLVRMALNPTVMGVAAGAGQALDSLRSLRRHERAVFLPDDSSLAEASIDLVGLTGCRQVTDLHLVNLAAAHSARLVTFDSKIQPILAPDDQGSVLTLG comes from the coding sequence ATGAGTGAACTCGACCTGCCGGACGTCAACGTGCTCGTGGCACTCCTCCATCCAGACCACGTGCATCACCGCGCCGCCCACACGTGGTTCGGCTCGGTTGCTCGGTTCGCGACCACTCCCGTCACCGAGTCCGGGTTGGTGCGCATGGCACTCAATCCGACCGTGATGGGCGTGGCCGCCGGCGCCGGACAAGCGCTGGACTCACTGCGGTCGCTGCGCCGTCACGAGCGCGCCGTGTTCCTACCCGACGACTCATCTCTCGCCGAGGCGAGCATCGACCTGGTCGGACTGACCGGTTGCCGTCAGGTCACCGACCTGCACCTGGTGAACCTCGCCGCGGCCCACTCCGCCCGCCTGGTCACCTTCGACTCGAAGATCCAGCCGATCCTCGCGCCCGACGACCAGGGGTCGGTGCTCACCCTGGGCTGA
- a CDS encoding DUF2752 domain-containing protein, translating into MTDLRTTTPSLTSAQLLAGGGVVALAASYLFSPETIEDGPVLCPFRRLTGLPCPAAG; encoded by the coding sequence GTGACCGACCTCCGTACGACGACCCCGTCGCTGACGAGCGCCCAGCTGCTCGCCGGCGGCGGGGTCGTCGCGTTGGCGGCGTCGTACCTCTTCTCCCCGGAGACGATCGAGGACGGGCCGGTGCTCTGCCCGTTCCGCCGGCTCACCGGCCTGCCCTGCCCGGCTGCGGGTTGA
- a CDS encoding DUF2752 domain-containing protein, whose protein sequence is MTRSWVYASHGWWRESFLAHPFGLLGIAVVLVLAVLLVRARVTGRRGPDLDRWVRHPVAITIAAAWLVFAVVRAVLAA, encoded by the coding sequence TTGACCCGGTCGTGGGTCTACGCCAGCCACGGCTGGTGGCGCGAGTCGTTCCTGGCCCACCCCTTCGGGCTCCTCGGCATCGCCGTGGTGCTGGTGCTGGCGGTGCTGCTGGTCCGCGCCCGGGTGACCGGACGCCGCGGACCGGACCTGGACCGCTGGGTGCGCCATCCGGTCGCGATCACGATCGCCGCCGCGTGGCTGGTCTTCGCGGTGGTGCGCGCGGTGCTGGCGGCCTGA
- a CDS encoding nuclease-related domain-containing protein translates to MTRFAPYPRRAYSNLFKAWARRNKKSLALLTFGLLVLLAFETAVILTLFPDGRFQWWFLGGLQAALIATALHFVNAAFLAHERQAIWQLRGAWGEEATRDELRRAKKKRLIWGWVDSINLQAGDLDHLALTRSGGIVAIDSKWRSDGADTTEMARSAARVKLRADAVTRSLLKPERGAHRARLHSAAVTPLIVIWGPVQDHVPESFQIDGIEFVGGRRLLDRLATLTGEPVDRDAAADALTRLKDFRANTWAPASNRS, encoded by the coding sequence GTGACCAGATTCGCGCCGTACCCGCGCCGTGCCTACAGCAATCTCTTCAAAGCATGGGCACGGAGAAACAAGAAGTCCCTCGCCTTGCTCACGTTCGGCTTGCTCGTGCTGCTCGCTTTCGAGACAGCGGTGATCCTCACCCTTTTCCCTGACGGCAGGTTCCAATGGTGGTTCCTCGGTGGCCTGCAGGCTGCCCTCATCGCGACCGCCCTTCACTTCGTCAATGCCGCCTTCCTCGCCCACGAGCGGCAGGCGATCTGGCAGCTCCGCGGCGCCTGGGGGGAGGAAGCGACTCGGGATGAGCTGCGGCGCGCCAAGAAGAAACGGCTGATCTGGGGTTGGGTCGACAGCATCAACCTCCAGGCCGGCGACCTCGATCACCTGGCCTTGACGCGAAGCGGCGGGATCGTTGCCATCGACTCCAAGTGGCGCAGCGACGGCGCTGACACCACGGAGATGGCGCGATCGGCGGCCCGGGTCAAGCTTCGAGCCGATGCCGTGACCCGGAGCCTTCTCAAGCCCGAGCGAGGCGCGCATCGCGCGAGACTTCACTCCGCGGCGGTGACGCCGCTCATCGTCATCTGGGGTCCGGTCCAGGACCACGTTCCGGAAAGCTTCCAGATCGACGGAATCGAGTTCGTCGGCGGTCGTCGGCTGCTGGATCGGCTGGCCACCCTCACCGGGGAGCCGGTCGACAGAGATGCCGCCGCAGACGCCCTGACCCGACTCAAGGACTTTCGGGCGAACACCTGGGCACCGGCCTCCAACAGGAGCTGA
- the gyrB gene encoding DNA topoisomerase (ATP-hydrolyzing) subunit B, whose translation MSTADQPTPAELAEVTAPVAVTGDYDASAIQVLEGLEAVRKRPGMYIGSTGERGLHHLIWEIVDNAVDEALAGHCDRIVLTLQADGSLKVEDNGRGIPTGTAPGQEIPAVTLALTVLHAGGKFGGAGYKVSGGLHGVGVSVVNALSTRLKVEVKNRGKLWEQEFSLGDPDYDLREVRDLEPGERTGTTVTWFASEEIFETTTYSLETITTRIREMAFLNKGLEIVVIDEREDAGDLADAVADDTVPARVDGGEEGTGAIKREGAGLRQVFKYERGLIDYVEHINRTKQAANPTVISFEAETPVDSDSHMSLEVAMQWNTTYTESVHTFANNINTHEGGTHEEGFRAALTSLVNGWGEEWGLIKKREDRVSGDDIREGLTAIISIKVGEPQFEGQTKTKLGNTEAKGFVQRVVNDRLGEWLEKNPAEGKDIVRRSQAAASARIAARKARDLARDRKGLLGRAGLPGKLSDCQSTNPAECEVFIVEGDSAGGSARQGRDPRIQAILPIRGKILNVEKARIDKVLGNQEVQSIISALGTGITEEFDLDKLRYHKVVLMADADVDGHHINTLLLTLLFRFMKPLIEHGYVYMAQPPLYRLRWNKPHEHEFVYSDAERDALLRDGQAAGKKLPKENPVQRYKGLGEMNAKELWETTMDPDQRLLLQVTLEDAAQADEIFSILMGEDVEQRRSFIQRNAKDVRFLDI comes from the coding sequence GTGTCCACAGCCGATCAGCCCACGCCCGCGGAGCTCGCGGAGGTCACCGCTCCGGTCGCCGTCACCGGGGACTACGACGCCTCCGCGATCCAGGTCCTGGAGGGGCTCGAGGCGGTCCGCAAGCGACCGGGCATGTACATCGGCTCCACCGGCGAGCGCGGCCTGCACCACCTGATCTGGGAGATCGTCGACAACGCGGTGGACGAGGCGCTGGCCGGTCACTGCGACCGGATCGTGCTGACCCTGCAGGCCGACGGATCCCTCAAGGTCGAGGACAACGGCCGCGGCATCCCGACCGGCACCGCGCCCGGCCAGGAGATCCCGGCGGTCACGCTGGCGCTGACCGTGCTGCACGCGGGCGGCAAGTTCGGCGGCGCCGGCTACAAGGTCTCCGGCGGTCTGCACGGCGTGGGTGTGTCCGTGGTGAACGCGCTCTCCACCCGGCTCAAGGTCGAGGTGAAGAACCGGGGCAAGCTGTGGGAGCAGGAGTTCTCCCTGGGCGACCCGGACTACGACCTGCGCGAGGTCCGCGACCTGGAGCCCGGTGAGCGCACCGGCACCACGGTCACCTGGTTCGCCAGCGAGGAGATCTTCGAGACGACGACCTACTCGCTGGAGACGATCACCACCCGGATCCGGGAGATGGCCTTCCTCAACAAGGGCCTGGAGATCGTCGTCATCGACGAGCGCGAGGACGCCGGCGACCTGGCCGACGCGGTCGCCGACGACACCGTGCCGGCCCGGGTCGACGGCGGGGAGGAGGGCACCGGCGCGATCAAGCGGGAGGGCGCCGGGCTGCGGCAGGTCTTCAAGTACGAGCGCGGCCTGATCGACTACGTCGAGCACATCAACCGCACCAAGCAGGCCGCCAACCCGACGGTGATCAGCTTCGAGGCGGAGACGCCCGTGGACTCCGACTCGCACATGAGCCTGGAGGTGGCGATGCAGTGGAACACCACCTACACCGAGTCGGTGCACACCTTCGCCAACAACATCAACACCCACGAGGGCGGCACCCACGAGGAGGGCTTCCGGGCAGCGCTGACCAGCCTGGTCAACGGCTGGGGCGAGGAGTGGGGCCTGATCAAGAAGCGTGAGGACCGGGTCTCCGGCGACGACATCCGCGAGGGCCTGACCGCGATCATCTCGATCAAGGTGGGCGAGCCGCAGTTCGAGGGTCAGACCAAGACCAAGCTCGGCAACACCGAGGCCAAGGGCTTCGTGCAGCGGGTGGTCAACGACCGGCTCGGTGAGTGGCTGGAGAAGAACCCGGCCGAGGGCAAGGACATCGTGCGCCGCTCGCAGGCGGCGGCCTCGGCGCGGATCGCGGCCCGCAAGGCGCGCGACCTGGCCCGGGACCGCAAGGGCCTGCTCGGCCGGGCCGGGCTGCCCGGCAAGCTGTCCGACTGCCAGTCGACCAACCCCGCCGAGTGCGAGGTGTTCATCGTCGAGGGTGACTCCGCCGGTGGCTCCGCGCGCCAGGGCCGCGACCCCCGGATCCAGGCGATCCTCCCGATCCGCGGCAAGATCCTGAACGTCGAGAAGGCCCGGATCGACAAGGTGCTCGGCAACCAGGAGGTGCAGTCGATCATCTCCGCGCTGGGCACCGGCATCACCGAGGAGTTCGACCTCGACAAGCTGCGCTACCACAAGGTCGTGCTGATGGCCGACGCCGACGTGGACGGCCACCACATCAACACCCTGCTGCTGACCCTGCTGTTCCGCTTCATGAAGCCGCTGATCGAGCACGGCTACGTCTACATGGCCCAGCCCCCGCTCTACCGGCTGCGCTGGAACAAGCCGCACGAGCACGAGTTCGTCTACTCCGACGCCGAGCGCGACGCGCTGCTGCGCGACGGCCAGGCCGCCGGCAAGAAGCTGCCCAAGGAGAACCCGGTGCAGCGCTACAAGGGTCTCGGCGAGATGAACGCCAAGGAGCTGTGGGAGACCACCATGGACCCCGACCAGCGGCTGCTGCTGCAGGTCACCCTGGAGGACGCCGCCCAGGCCGACGAGATTTTCTCGATCCTGATGGGCGAGGACGTCGAGCAGCGCAGGTCGTTCATCCAGCGCAACGCCAAGGACGTGCGATTCCTCGATATCTAG
- a CDS encoding alpha/beta fold hydrolase has protein sequence MKDHTLDVGEIPLRVLEHGAGPAVVLCHGFPGLAYSWRHQLPALAAAGYRAIAPDMRGYGGSGRPADPAAYDRRSTVADMVGLLDALEIEEAVFVGHDFGAALVWDLPQWAPRRVRALVQLSVPRAAQLPILPSEVFAAVARKHWFHLDYFQRPGVAEAELDVRPREFLQRAFWALSGGYHYTDIYAHPSDGNGYLDVLPEAPDLPWPWLSQAEFEVYVDTFAATGFTGGLNWYRANDHIWHEKQARPDEPVTVPTCFITGDRDPVMQVAGSSIDEMRDLVPGLEQVHMIPGAGHFVQMEAADEVNRIVVDFLGEIDSSQPSGWRRVSPG, from the coding sequence ATGAAGGACCACACCCTCGACGTCGGCGAGATCCCCCTCCGCGTGTTGGAGCACGGCGCCGGCCCCGCGGTCGTCCTGTGCCACGGCTTCCCCGGTCTCGCCTACAGCTGGCGCCACCAGCTCCCCGCCCTCGCCGCAGCCGGCTACCGCGCGATCGCGCCGGACATGCGGGGCTACGGCGGCAGTGGGCGACCGGCGGATCCCGCCGCCTACGACAGACGCAGCACCGTCGCGGACATGGTCGGGTTGCTCGATGCGCTGGAGATCGAGGAAGCCGTGTTCGTCGGGCACGACTTCGGTGCGGCACTGGTCTGGGACCTGCCGCAGTGGGCCCCGCGACGGGTGCGGGCGCTGGTCCAGCTGAGCGTGCCGCGTGCGGCCCAGCTGCCGATCCTGCCCAGCGAAGTGTTCGCGGCGGTGGCGAGGAAGCACTGGTTCCACCTGGACTACTTCCAGCGGCCGGGCGTCGCCGAGGCCGAGCTCGACGTACGGCCGCGGGAGTTCTTGCAGCGGGCCTTCTGGGCGCTGTCCGGCGGCTACCACTACACCGACATCTACGCCCACCCCAGCGATGGCAACGGCTACCTCGACGTCCTCCCGGAAGCCCCGGATCTGCCGTGGCCGTGGCTGAGCCAGGCCGAGTTCGAGGTGTACGTCGACACGTTCGCCGCGACCGGTTTCACCGGCGGACTCAACTGGTACCGCGCGAACGACCACATCTGGCACGAGAAGCAGGCGCGGCCCGACGAGCCGGTCACCGTGCCGACCTGCTTCATCACCGGCGATCGCGATCCGGTCATGCAGGTCGCCGGCAGCTCGATCGACGAGATGCGCGACCTCGTCCCCGGGCTGGAGCAGGTGCACATGATCCCTGGGGCCGGACACTTCGTGCAGATGGAGGCGGCGGACGAGGTCAATCGGATCGTCGTCGACTTCCTGGGCGAGATCGACAGCTCCCAACCCTCCGGGTGGCGGCGGGTCAGCCCAGGGTGA
- a CDS encoding DUF721 domain-containing protein, with translation MPTDPTEHSDGAEGAEESAETPPDEAGYEPDGLDLARSAMRSAAGSTPATDPRARRSGGARSPFGPDGAKRRNRRIRPGEAQMSGAHPDGRDPQGVGSELDRLIGDRGWALDLQVRGVFARWTEIVGPEIGAHSTPETLLDGVLVVRTESTAWATQLKLLAADVVRRLNDELGDGTVTVVEVRGPNAPSWKHGRRSARGSRGPRDTYG, from the coding sequence GTGCCGACTGACCCGACCGAGCACTCCGACGGCGCCGAGGGCGCCGAGGAGTCGGCCGAGACTCCGCCCGACGAGGCCGGCTACGAGCCCGACGGGCTGGACCTGGCCCGCAGCGCGATGCGCTCGGCGGCCGGATCGACGCCGGCGACGGATCCCCGCGCCCGGCGCAGCGGCGGCGCCCGCTCACCGTTCGGTCCGGACGGCGCCAAGCGCCGCAACCGGCGGATCCGGCCGGGCGAGGCGCAGATGAGCGGCGCGCACCCCGACGGCCGGGATCCGCAGGGGGTCGGCAGCGAGCTCGACCGGCTGATCGGCGACCGCGGCTGGGCGTTGGACCTGCAGGTGCGCGGCGTCTTCGCCCGGTGGACCGAGATCGTCGGCCCGGAGATCGGCGCGCACTCCACGCCCGAGACGCTGCTCGACGGCGTACTGGTGGTGCGCACCGAGTCCACCGCCTGGGCCACCCAGCTGAAGCTGCTCGCCGCCGACGTCGTACGACGCCTCAACGACGAGCTGGGCGACGGGACCGTGACCGTGGTGGAGGTGCGCGGACCGAACGCGCCGAGCTGGAAGCACGGCCGTCGCAGTGCCCGGGGTTCGCGGGGCCCGCGGGACACCTACGGGTGA
- a CDS encoding DLW-39 family protein — protein MTTPIRTTEVLVKKILLAALAAAAAVFASKKLQQSKAEKALWADATDKLPEA, from the coding sequence GTGACCACCCCGATCCGCACCACGGAGGTCCTCGTGAAGAAGATCCTTCTGGCAGCGCTCGCGGCCGCCGCGGCCGTGTTCGCCAGCAAGAAGCTGCAGCAGAGCAAGGCCGAGAAGGCGCTCTGGGCGGACGCGACGGACAAGCTCCCGGAGGCCTGA
- a CDS encoding DUF3427 domain-containing protein — MTREPIAPGLHESLVTTDLQRRLATVTGLEAATGEIDAVDLPRVLAQHVSASAHRAFAGRSPEDAVDLANQLIDAMQESGTEVSAPASQLLRLAPTPGPGVVTYPDVRPRTPLTEAALMTNAKSEPSLGPELRTEIDTADRVDLLCAFVRWAGLRLLDPELRRLRERGGRLRVITTTYTGSTERRALDHLVREYGAEVRVQYDAQRTRLHAKAWMFHRNTGFDTGYVGSSNLTHAAMLEGVEWNVRLSRIATPALLEKFDATFDTYWNDAAFEVYQPSRDADRLDLALAEAGGSSQTNRVTLSLSGLAVTPYPYQQEMLDEIDAERSVHDRHRNLVVAATGTGKTVVAALDYRRLASNPARRPSLLFVAHRKEILTQSLRVYREVLADANFGELYVDGAFPKEEWKHVFASVQSLSSYGVANLPTDAFDVVVIDEFHHASAPTYRTLLDHLDPTELLGLTATPERADGINVRDAFFDGRVATELRLWDALGAELLCPFHYFGVADNTDLSQLGWKGGTYDDGELSNLFTGNDARTRIILKELHDKVLDTGSMRALGFCVTIEHATYMAAAFNDAGIPARAVTGEDTPHERASALGALRDGNVNVLFTVDLFNEGLDIPNVDTILFLRPTESATVFLQQLGRGLRRTADKAVLTVLDFVGHQHKRFRWDLKLTALTGLSRSRLGTAVDQEFPFLPSGCQIVMDKETQAAVLANLRTQIGSRWSDLLSELRGIGNVDLREYLDESGAALPDLLRSGRSWTRLRREAGFETRPVGDRENELVKRGRSLIHVDDRPRASTYQSVLNSDTEPAAWTPAERRLAEMLFFSLWPNGGRFASIEDGIRALRTNEAAADELSVLVDIGFENARRTTLELSGDLADVPLQVHGRYRREEALAALGDASLAKPPINFREGVLWVPDINTDAFFIQLKKSEAAFSPTTMYRDYPISPTLFHWESQSRTTVSSSTGQRYVNGTGNVLLFVRETSVDEYGTGAPYLFLGPATYVTHEGERPIAITWRLETPMPIDFFTAAKVVAS, encoded by the coding sequence ATGACGCGCGAGCCGATCGCACCGGGCCTCCACGAATCGCTGGTGACCACCGACCTGCAGAGGCGCCTGGCCACGGTGACGGGTCTCGAGGCCGCGACCGGGGAGATCGATGCAGTCGATCTTCCTCGCGTCCTCGCCCAGCACGTCTCTGCTTCCGCACACCGCGCGTTCGCCGGGCGCAGCCCCGAGGACGCCGTGGACCTTGCCAACCAGCTGATCGACGCGATGCAGGAGTCAGGCACCGAAGTCTCGGCACCCGCGTCGCAGTTGCTCCGACTCGCACCCACGCCTGGGCCCGGTGTGGTCACCTATCCAGACGTCAGGCCGCGTACGCCGCTGACCGAAGCGGCCCTGATGACGAACGCGAAGTCCGAGCCGAGCCTCGGTCCCGAGCTGCGTACCGAGATCGACACCGCGGACCGCGTCGATCTCCTCTGCGCCTTCGTCCGGTGGGCCGGGCTGCGCCTCCTCGACCCCGAGCTACGCCGGCTACGCGAGCGAGGCGGCCGACTCAGGGTGATCACGACGACCTACACAGGCTCCACCGAACGGCGGGCGCTCGACCACCTGGTGCGCGAGTACGGCGCCGAGGTTCGTGTGCAGTACGACGCCCAGCGCACGCGACTTCACGCCAAAGCGTGGATGTTCCACCGCAACACCGGCTTTGACACCGGGTATGTCGGTTCCTCGAACCTCACCCATGCCGCCATGCTCGAAGGCGTTGAGTGGAACGTCCGGCTCTCCCGTATTGCGACGCCTGCGCTGTTAGAGAAGTTCGACGCAACGTTCGACACGTACTGGAACGACGCTGCGTTCGAGGTCTATCAGCCCAGTCGGGACGCCGACCGGCTCGACCTGGCGTTGGCCGAGGCGGGCGGCAGCAGCCAGACCAATCGCGTCACGCTCTCCCTTTCAGGACTCGCGGTCACTCCCTATCCCTACCAGCAGGAGATGCTCGACGAGATCGACGCGGAGCGCAGCGTGCATGATCGCCATCGGAATCTGGTCGTGGCGGCGACCGGAACCGGCAAGACGGTGGTCGCTGCCCTCGACTATCGGCGGCTCGCGTCGAACCCGGCCCGTCGACCTTCTCTCCTCTTCGTCGCGCACCGCAAGGAGATCCTCACCCAGTCGTTGCGTGTCTACCGTGAGGTGCTGGCCGACGCGAACTTCGGTGAGCTCTACGTCGACGGAGCGTTCCCGAAGGAGGAGTGGAAGCACGTCTTCGCCAGCGTCCAGTCGCTGAGCTCCTACGGCGTCGCGAACCTGCCAACTGACGCCTTCGACGTCGTCGTGATCGACGAGTTCCACCACGCGTCCGCCCCGACGTATCGGACGCTGCTCGACCACCTCGACCCGACGGAACTGCTTGGACTCACGGCAACCCCCGAGCGCGCAGACGGCATCAACGTCCGCGACGCCTTCTTCGACGGACGCGTGGCCACCGAGCTCCGACTGTGGGACGCACTCGGCGCCGAACTGCTGTGCCCGTTCCACTACTTCGGCGTCGCGGACAACACCGACCTCAGCCAGCTCGGCTGGAAGGGCGGCACCTACGACGACGGGGAGCTGTCCAACCTCTTCACCGGCAACGACGCCCGGACGCGGATCATCCTCAAGGAGCTGCACGACAAGGTCCTCGACACCGGATCGATGCGGGCGCTCGGCTTCTGCGTCACGATCGAGCACGCGACGTACATGGCAGCGGCCTTCAACGACGCTGGGATCCCCGCGCGTGCGGTGACCGGCGAGGACACACCGCACGAACGCGCATCCGCTCTCGGCGCGCTCCGGGACGGCAACGTGAACGTGCTCTTCACCGTCGACCTGTTCAACGAGGGCCTCGACATCCCCAACGTCGACACGATCCTCTTCCTGCGGCCGACCGAAAGCGCGACTGTCTTCCTACAACAGCTCGGCCGCGGACTTCGCCGTACGGCGGACAAGGCGGTGCTCACCGTGCTCGACTTCGTGGGGCACCAGCACAAGCGATTCCGCTGGGACCTCAAGCTCACCGCCCTCACCGGTCTCTCGCGCAGCAGGCTCGGCACCGCCGTCGACCAAGAGTTCCCCTTCCTGCCCAGCGGCTGCCAGATCGTCATGGACAAAGAGACGCAGGCTGCCGTTCTGGCGAACCTCAGGACGCAGATCGGTAGCCGCTGGAGCGACCTGCTCTCCGAGCTGCGCGGCATCGGCAACGTCGACCTGCGCGAGTACCTCGACGAGTCCGGCGCCGCCCTCCCCGATCTCTTGAGGTCCGGACGATCGTGGACCAGGCTCCGGCGGGAAGCCGGCTTCGAGACCAGGCCGGTGGGTGACCGTGAAAACGAGCTCGTGAAGCGCGGCCGGTCGCTGATCCACGTCGACGACCGCCCTCGGGCGTCGACCTACCAGTCGGTCCTCAACTCGGACACTGAGCCAGCAGCCTGGACGCCGGCCGAACGCCGCTTGGCCGAGATGCTCTTCTTCTCCCTCTGGCCCAACGGCGGCAGGTTCGCCAGCATCGAGGACGGCATCCGCGCACTTCGGACCAACGAAGCCGCGGCGGATGAGCTGTCGGTCCTGGTCGATATCGGCTTCGAGAACGCGCGGCGCACGACGCTCGAGCTCTCCGGCGACCTTGCTGACGTCCCGCTGCAGGTGCACGGCCGTTACCGACGAGAGGAAGCGCTCGCGGCGCTTGGCGACGCGAGCCTGGCGAAGCCCCCGATCAACTTCCGCGAAGGTGTCCTCTGGGTCCCCGACATCAACACCGACGCCTTCTTCATCCAACTGAAGAAGTCCGAAGCAGCCTTCTCACCCACCACTATGTATCGCGACTACCCGATCAGCCCGACGCTCTTCCACTGGGAGTCGCAGAGCCGCACCACCGTCTCCTCGTCAACCGGGCAGCGGTACGTCAACGGCACCGGCAACGTCCTGCTGTTCGTTCGCGAGACGTCCGTCGACGAGTACGGCACCGGGGCCCCGTACCTGTTCCTCGGACCCGCCACCTATGTCACCCACGAGGGCGAACGACCGATCGCCATCACCTGGAGGCTGGAGACCCCGATGCCGATCGACTTCTTCACGGCCGCCAAGGTCGTCGCGAGCTAA
- a CDS encoding Wadjet anti-phage system protein JetD domain-containing protein → MPAIGGLCDLAAPETQLAQLPIAPAVVLILENLESMLALPPWPGVVAVHGSGYDVDAAGRLPWVQAARVVYWGDLDSHGFAILHRLRFWLPDVPSLLMDEQTLLDHRDLWVTEPKPTRAVLDRLTPGENAALARLRAEGDVRLEQERIPWSVALAALEGAVAPR, encoded by the coding sequence GTGCCGGCGATCGGCGGGCTGTGCGACCTCGCCGCGCCGGAGACGCAACTTGCTCAGCTCCCGATCGCGCCCGCGGTCGTGCTGATCCTGGAGAACCTCGAATCGATGCTCGCCCTGCCGCCGTGGCCGGGGGTCGTCGCCGTCCACGGCTCCGGGTACGACGTCGACGCGGCCGGTCGCCTGCCCTGGGTGCAGGCGGCGCGGGTCGTCTATTGGGGCGACCTGGACTCTCACGGCTTCGCGATCCTGCACCGGCTGCGCTTCTGGCTCCCCGACGTCCCCTCGCTCCTGATGGATGAGCAGACCCTGCTCGATCACCGGGACCTGTGGGTGACGGAGCCCAAGCCGACCCGCGCCGTCCTCGACCGACTCACTCCCGGCGAGAATGCGGCTCTGGCGCGGCTGCGGGCCGAGGGCGACGTACGGCTGGAGCAGGAGCGGATCCCCTGGTCGGTGGCGCTGGCGGCGCTGGAAGGCGCGGTCGCCCCGCGATGA
- a CDS encoding NINE protein, with protein MTQPPNPPYGAPGEQPPQGQPYGYPQQPAGYAAPTGPFFVSYMGQEQGPIDYGGLAQMAVTAQIKPDTPVRTADSQQYYAARDIPGLYSDKEWLTTVLISWFLGSFGVDRFYLGYTGLGVAKLLTLGGCGIWSLIDLILILLRKVPDSNGRPLR; from the coding sequence ATGACGCAACCACCGAACCCGCCGTACGGCGCTCCCGGCGAGCAGCCTCCGCAGGGTCAGCCCTACGGCTACCCGCAGCAGCCGGCCGGCTACGCCGCACCGACCGGCCCGTTCTTCGTCTCCTACATGGGCCAGGAGCAGGGCCCGATCGACTACGGCGGCCTCGCGCAGATGGCGGTCACCGCGCAGATCAAGCCGGACACCCCGGTCCGCACCGCCGACTCGCAGCAGTACTACGCCGCGCGCGACATCCCCGGCCTCTACTCCGACAAGGAGTGGCTGACCACGGTGCTGATCTCGTGGTTCCTCGGCTCCTTCGGCGTGGACCGCTTCTACCTGGGCTACACCGGTCTCGGTGTCGCCAAGCTGCTCACCCTGGGCGGCTGCGGCATCTGGTCGCTGATCGACCTGATCCTGATCCTGCTCCGCAAGGTCCCGGACTCCAACGGTCGTCCGCTGCGCTGA
- a CDS encoding DUF3566 domain-containing protein, whose product MTDRVDETTIRTDGAETDDARTAEVPTVKSGDEKGADSDGGADAGAETGMKKESKKSKAAKAAKDPAAPTKPAPSLPPPPTTAPLPASAGGPAAAEGPVEAPKPAPAATRPVRRARLRLTRVDPWSVMKTAFLLSIAFAVVTVVAVAMVWQVLGAAGVWDSINSTIQESIGGEDVQNFQIEDYVGTSRVLGFTMLVAAIDVVLLTAAATLTAFLYNMSAALLGGVEVTLAEDH is encoded by the coding sequence ATGACCGATCGCGTCGACGAGACCACGATCAGGACCGACGGTGCGGAGACCGACGACGCCCGCACCGCCGAGGTCCCGACGGTGAAGTCGGGTGACGAGAAGGGCGCAGACTCGGACGGCGGCGCCGACGCCGGCGCCGAGACGGGGATGAAGAAGGAGTCGAAGAAGTCCAAGGCCGCGAAGGCGGCCAAGGACCCCGCGGCTCCCACCAAGCCCGCCCCGTCGCTCCCCCCGCCCCCGACCACGGCGCCCCTGCCGGCGTCGGCCGGCGGGCCGGCCGCGGCCGAGGGTCCGGTCGAGGCGCCGAAGCCGGCCCCCGCCGCCACCCGTCCGGTACGACGGGCACGGCTGCGCCTGACCCGCGTCGACCCCTGGTCGGTGATGAAGACCGCCTTCCTGCTCTCCATCGCGTTCGCGGTGGTGACCGTGGTGGCGGTGGCGATGGTGTGGCAGGTGCTCGGCGCCGCCGGCGTCTGGGACTCGATCAACTCCACCATCCAGGAGAGCATCGGCGGCGAGGACGTCCAGAACTTCCAGATCGAGGACTATGTGGGCACCAGCCGCGTGCTCGGGTTCACGATGCTGGTGGCCGCCATCGACGTCGTACTGCTCACGGCGGCGGCGACCCTGACCGCGTTCCTCTACAACATGTCCGCCGCGCTGCTCGGTGGCGTCGAGGTCACCCTCGCCGAGGACCACTGA